The following proteins come from a genomic window of Paenibacillus swuensis:
- a CDS encoding ABC transporter permease — MLNYTVRRLFMLIPVLLGMTIIVFSIIHAIPGDPAEVILGEKASVESKEALRKQLKLDQPLYIQYGDYLGNLFAGDLGTSIRTRTAITEEIIPYLAATLELTLVSMAIAVFVGVNAGILSAWKQNSWFDYISMLIALIGVSMPIFWLGLMEQWIFALELKWLPSIGRMNPRDPVESITNIYMIDAMLAGRWDQLWTVIKHLILPGIALGTIPMAIIARMTRSSMLDVLRADYIRTARAKGMSQFWVIYKHALRNAFIPVLTVIGLQTGLLLGGAVLTETIFAWPGVGRYIFDAISARDYPVIQSGILIIAFIFVLINLLVDLLYAAVDPRISYK, encoded by the coding sequence ATGCTGAATTATACGGTTCGACGGTTATTCATGTTGATTCCGGTCCTGTTAGGGATGACGATTATCGTATTCTCCATTATTCACGCAATTCCGGGCGATCCGGCTGAGGTCATTCTCGGAGAAAAAGCAAGTGTGGAATCCAAGGAAGCCTTGCGTAAACAACTGAAATTAGATCAACCGCTTTATATTCAATACGGCGATTATTTAGGTAACTTATTCGCGGGCGATCTGGGGACTTCGATTCGGACACGCACCGCTATAACCGAGGAAATTATACCGTACCTTGCGGCTACGCTGGAACTGACACTCGTAAGTATGGCGATTGCGGTGTTTGTCGGGGTCAATGCCGGCATCCTCAGCGCTTGGAAGCAAAATTCATGGTTTGATTATATCAGCATGTTGATTGCGCTTATTGGGGTCTCGATGCCCATATTCTGGCTGGGGCTGATGGAACAGTGGATCTTCGCGTTGGAGCTGAAATGGCTGCCGTCAATCGGGCGGATGAATCCGCGGGACCCGGTGGAGTCCATCACCAATATCTATATGATTGACGCCATGCTGGCCGGACGTTGGGATCAGCTGTGGACGGTCATCAAGCATCTCATCCTGCCGGGAATCGCGCTCGGTACGATCCCGATGGCGATAATTGCGCGTATGACGCGTTCGTCGATGCTGGATGTGTTGCGCGCGGACTATATCCGTACCGCACGCGCCAAGGGGATGTCCCAGTTCTGGGTCATCTACAAGCATGCGTTGCGTAACGCTTTTATCCCCGTGCTGACGGTGATTGGTCTGCAGACGGGGTTGCTGCTCGGCGGGGCGGTGTTGACGGAGACGATCTTCGCTTGGCCGGGTGTGGGACGTTATATTTTTGACGCGATCAGTGCCCGGGACTATCCTGTCATTCAATCCGGCATCCTGATTATCGCATTCATCTTCGTGCTCATTAATCTGCTGGTGGACCTTCTGTACGCCGCCGTCGATCCAAGAATCAGCTACAAATAG
- a CDS encoding oxidoreductase, with product MAGKTALIAGASGLIGNELLHILLRDDTYARVVAVGRSKLAVEHPKLVQHQVDFDRLQDAESWLEADDVYCCLGTTIKKAGSQEAMRRIDVEYPLALAKLARIRGAQTLAVVSSIGADPAASSFYLRMKGELEEGLKALAYDALHIFQPSLLLGNRAEFRLGEKAAEILAKPLSAVLFGSMRKYRPIHARVVAAAMFRASQQPAQGAVTYTSDQIAQMGG from the coding sequence ATGGCGGGAAAAACAGCGCTGATCGCAGGCGCAAGCGGATTGATCGGAAATGAATTGCTTCATATATTGCTGCGTGATGATACCTATGCGCGGGTCGTCGCTGTCGGGCGGTCCAAGTTAGCTGTTGAGCACCCTAAGTTGGTTCAGCATCAGGTTGATTTTGATCGTTTGCAGGATGCGGAATCTTGGCTGGAAGCCGACGATGTGTACTGCTGCCTCGGCACCACGATCAAGAAAGCCGGCAGCCAGGAAGCGATGCGGCGGATCGACGTGGAGTATCCGCTGGCTTTGGCGAAGCTGGCTCGGATCCGAGGAGCCCAAACGTTGGCCGTCGTCAGCTCCATTGGAGCTGATCCCGCGGCATCCAGCTTTTATCTGCGCATGAAGGGGGAGCTGGAAGAAGGCTTGAAGGCGCTGGCGTATGACGCGTTGCACATCTTCCAGCCATCCTTGTTGCTGGGCAATCGGGCGGAGTTTCGTCTGGGTGAAAAAGCCGCGGAGATTTTGGCCAAGCCGCTTTCGGCGGTGCTGTTCGGGAGCATGCGCAAGTATCGGCCGATTCATGCGCGCGTTGTCGCCGCCGCCATGTTCCGGGCCTCGCAGCAGCCGGCGCAGGGGGCTGTGACGTACACGTCGGATCAAATCGCCCAGATGGGCGGTTGA
- a CDS encoding ABC transporter permease translates to MSQTALDVHLKPPAAKAEISSPWRDGWRSFRRNKLAMIGLCIIVFFVVIALLAPVITQYDYKEQVLMDRLQKPSAQHWFGTDDLGRDLFSRIVYGTRISLWVGTSSVVVSIIVGVFLGIVAGFYGRWLDMLISRFFDILLAFPSILLAIAIVAALGPSLQNSLLAIAIINVPVFGRLVRARVLSLREEEYITAAKALGMKNGRILLHHILPNCLGPVIVAGTLGVATAIIEAAALGFLGMGAQPPEPEWGKMLSDSRQFIQKAPWTVLFPGLSIMLTVLGFNLMGDGLRDVLDPRMKN, encoded by the coding sequence ATGTCTCAAACGGCATTAGATGTTCACTTGAAGCCGCCTGCAGCCAAAGCCGAGATATCTTCCCCTTGGCGTGACGGATGGCGGAGCTTCCGGCGGAACAAGCTGGCGATGATTGGGTTGTGTATTATTGTGTTTTTTGTGGTGATTGCGCTGTTGGCGCCTGTCATCACGCAGTATGACTACAAGGAACAGGTGTTAATGGACCGATTGCAAAAGCCCAGCGCCCAGCACTGGTTCGGCACCGATGATCTGGGCCGGGATCTGTTCTCGCGGATTGTGTACGGGACGCGTATTTCTTTGTGGGTAGGAACGAGCTCCGTGGTGGTTTCCATCATCGTCGGAGTGTTCCTGGGCATTGTCGCCGGATTTTACGGTCGATGGCTGGATATGCTGATTTCGCGGTTTTTCGATATTTTGCTGGCGTTCCCGAGCATCCTGTTGGCGATTGCGATTGTGGCGGCCCTCGGACCTTCCTTGCAAAATTCCCTGCTCGCCATCGCCATCATCAACGTGCCGGTGTTCGGCCGGTTGGTGCGGGCGCGGGTGCTCAGTTTGCGCGAGGAAGAGTATATCACCGCCGCTAAGGCGCTCGGTATGAAGAATGGGCGCATCCTGCTGCATCACATTCTGCCGAACTGTCTGGGCCCGGTTATAGTGGCCGGGACGCTGGGTGTAGCTACGGCGATTATTGAGGCCGCGGCGCTTGGGTTTTTGGGCATGGGCGCGCAGCCGCCGGAACCGGAATGGGGCAAGATGCTGTCGGATTCCCGACAGTTCATTCAGAAAGCCCCGTGGACGGTGTTGTTCCCGGGTTTATCCATCATGTTGACCGTGCTCGGGTTCAACTTGATGGGAGACGGCTTGCGCGATGTGTTGGATCCGCGCATGAAGAACTAG
- a CDS encoding ABC transporter ATP-binding protein, producing the protein MAITSIPAAALQTEQPIIRFEHVTKRYDQDEPVLKNVSFENERGKFYTLLGPSGCGKTTILRLIAGFMEPSEGNIYFNGKIINRVPANERQVNTVFQDYALFPHLNVFENVAFGLRIKKLKNDAIRTKVLEALRFVNLEGYENREITEMSGGQRQRVAIARAIVNEPEVILLDEPLSALDLKLRTEMQYELRELQRRLGITFIFVTHDQEEALAMSDEIFVLNQGIIQQSGTPIDIYDEPINRFVADFIGESNIVPGRMVQDFEVEFVGKKFECVDQGLQPNEAVEIVIRPEDLEITTPENGKLKVRVDSQLFRGVHYEIISYDEADNRWLVHSTKKAVVGEQIGLFFDEEAIHVMRFGETEEEFDARLEAYDDDEETGNGPGNGISGLGGTGHEQ; encoded by the coding sequence ATGGCTATAACGAGCATACCAGCGGCGGCACTCCAGACGGAACAGCCGATTATCCGCTTTGAGCATGTGACCAAGAGATATGATCAAGACGAGCCCGTGTTGAAGAACGTTAGTTTTGAGAATGAACGGGGTAAATTTTATACGCTGCTGGGACCATCCGGTTGTGGCAAAACGACCATTCTCCGCCTGATCGCGGGCTTTATGGAGCCATCTGAAGGTAACATTTATTTCAATGGCAAAATTATCAACCGCGTCCCGGCGAATGAGCGCCAAGTGAACACGGTTTTCCAGGATTACGCGCTGTTTCCTCATCTGAATGTGTTCGAAAATGTCGCCTTCGGCCTCCGCATCAAAAAATTGAAAAACGATGCGATTCGCACCAAGGTGCTCGAGGCGCTCCGCTTCGTTAACCTCGAGGGTTACGAGAATCGGGAAATTACGGAGATGTCCGGCGGTCAGCGTCAACGGGTCGCCATTGCCCGCGCGATCGTGAATGAGCCGGAGGTCATCCTGCTGGACGAGCCTTTATCCGCGCTCGACCTGAAGCTGCGCACCGAGATGCAATACGAGCTTCGCGAGCTGCAGCGCCGTCTGGGCATCACGTTCATCTTTGTTACGCATGATCAGGAGGAAGCGCTGGCGATGTCGGATGAGATTTTTGTGCTCAATCAAGGCATTATTCAGCAGAGCGGGACGCCGATCGACATCTATGATGAACCGATTAACCGTTTCGTGGCGGACTTTATCGGGGAGTCTAACATTGTGCCGGGCCGGATGGTGCAGGACTTTGAAGTCGAGTTTGTGGGCAAAAAATTCGAATGCGTCGATCAAGGCCTCCAACCGAATGAAGCGGTGGAAATTGTAATCCGTCCGGAGGACTTGGAGATTACCACACCGGAGAACGGGAAGCTGAAGGTGCGTGTCGATTCGCAGCTGTTCCGCGGCGTCCACTACGAGATCATCTCCTATGATGAAGCGGATAACCGCTGGCTGGTGCATTCCACGAAGAAAGCCGTCGTAGGCGAGCAGATCGGTCTGTTCTTCGACGAGGAAGCCATTCACGTGATGCGCTTCGGCGAGACGGAAGAGGAGTTCGACGCGCGGCTGG